Proteins found in one Acomys russatus chromosome 31, mAcoRus1.1, whole genome shotgun sequence genomic segment:
- the Crb3 gene encoding protein crumbs homolog 3, giving the protein METPGLGLLLAFGLPMLPAGLGQATPDPFTMDLFTNNSTQTPDSGSNEGLSSEAVVAIIVVFSILGVLLIAVLLFLLMRKLREKRQTEGTYRPSSEEQFSHAAAEARAPQDSKEPVRGCLPI; this is encoded by the exons ATGGAGACCCCAGGCCTGGGGCTGCTCTTGGCGTTCGGCCTGCCGATGCTCCCCGCCGGTTTGGGCCAAGCAA CACCGGACCCTTTCACAATGGACCTTTTCACAAATAACTCGACTCAAACCCCAGACTCCGGTTCCAATGAGGGCCTG TCTTCAGAGGCCGTAGTAGCCATTATTGTGGTCTTTTCCATCTTGGGAGTCCTCCTCATAGCAGTGCTGCTGTTCCTGCTAATGCGGAAACTTCGAGAAAAGCGCCAGACAGAGGGCACCTACCGGCCCAGCAGTGAGGAGCAG ttttcccaCGCAGCAGCTGAGGCCCGGGCCCCCCAGGACTCCAAGGAGCCAGTGCGGGGCTGCCTGCCCATTTag